The following proteins are co-located in the Streptomyces bottropensis ATCC 25435 genome:
- a CDS encoding rhamnogalacturonan acetylesterase, whose protein sequence is MRRFTIAALTVATTLGTALTAVPAEAHQGRPVLGPESCTANVCHFDVPAGTYDVRVRLGGDTAAATKITGETRRTLLAETATDAGATVRRSFTVDVRTPEGEPTGPDGSPGLDLVVGGSAPALADIRVTPAKGARQIFLVGDSTVCDQPGEPYSGWGQQLPQYLTKRLSVANYADSGESTVSYLADPRLWATVRPRIGRGDLVLIQLAHNDKQTDEATYRANLETLVAGVREKGGKPVLVTPIVRRWFNSDGTLNNGTALLVNGLGVDHPAVTRAVAAAHGVPLIDLTAKTKALVESLGTEGSKALYLYNEKRDNTHTSTHGATVYAGLVRDELVAQGLVPEGRTRMG, encoded by the coding sequence ATGAGACGTTTCACCATCGCCGCGCTGACGGTGGCGACGACCCTGGGCACCGCCTTGACGGCCGTACCGGCCGAGGCGCACCAGGGCCGGCCCGTGCTGGGCCCGGAGAGCTGCACCGCGAACGTCTGCCACTTCGACGTGCCCGCCGGCACCTACGACGTGCGGGTCCGGCTGGGCGGTGACACGGCGGCCGCCACGAAGATCACCGGTGAGACGCGCCGCACGCTCCTGGCGGAGACGGCCACCGACGCCGGTGCGACCGTCCGGCGCAGCTTCACCGTCGACGTCCGCACCCCGGAGGGCGAGCCGACCGGGCCCGACGGCAGCCCCGGCCTGGACCTCGTCGTCGGCGGTTCGGCGCCCGCCCTCGCCGACATCCGGGTGACCCCCGCCAAGGGGGCCCGCCAGATCTTCCTCGTGGGCGACTCCACGGTCTGCGACCAGCCGGGCGAGCCGTACTCCGGCTGGGGGCAGCAGCTCCCGCAGTACCTGACGAAGCGGCTGTCGGTCGCCAACTACGCCGACTCCGGGGAGAGTACGGTGTCCTACCTCGCCGACCCGAGGCTGTGGGCCACCGTCCGGCCGCGGATCGGGCGCGGCGACCTGGTGCTGATCCAGCTGGCCCACAACGACAAGCAGACCGACGAGGCCACCTACCGGGCCAACCTGGAAACCCTGGTCGCGGGCGTCCGCGAGAAGGGCGGGAAGCCTGTACTGGTCACCCCGATCGTGCGCCGCTGGTTCAACTCCGACGGCACCCTCAACAACGGCACCGCCCTGCTGGTCAACGGCCTCGGCGTCGACCATCCGGCGGTGACCCGCGCGGTCGCCGCCGCCCACGGTGTGCCGCTGATCGACCTCACCGCGAAGACCAAGGCGCTGGTGGAGTCGCTGGGCACGGAAGGCTCCAAGGCGCTGTACCTCTACAACGAGAAGCGGGACAACACCCATACGTCGACGCACGGTGCGACCGTCTACGCCGGCCTCGTCCGTGACGAACTCGTCGCCCAGGGCCTGGTGCCCGAGGGCAGGACCAGGATGGGATGA